The following coding sequences are from one Culex quinquefasciatus strain JHB chromosome 1, VPISU_Cqui_1.0_pri_paternal, whole genome shotgun sequence window:
- the LOC6034737 gene encoding cyclin-dependent kinase-like 4 isoform X3, whose protein sequence is MGNLPFRWTSGDSSAGSALKALAERSRGSSRMDRYEKLSRLGEGSYGVVYKCRDRDTGSLVAVKRFVESEDDPAIRKIALREIRLLKNLKHSNLVCLLEVFRRKRRLHLVFEFCEHTVLHELERHPEGCPDNLTKQITFQTIQGVAYCHHAGCLHRDIKPENILLTAQGQVKLCDFGFARMLSPGENYTDYVATRWYRAPELLVGDTQYGTPVDVWAIGCVFAELVRGDALWPGRSDVDQLFLIRRTLGDLLPRHLAIFNQNEFFKGITLPVPPTLEPLETKMPPRTLANPMMMDFLKKCLDKDPAKRWSCERLSTHPYFEDYVSKQKEIEQTITLESQKLNSRDSKSKISNTSLPQLPATQESRMPQKNLYLRSDHHLPTI, encoded by the exons TAATCTTCCTTTCAGATGGACCTCTGGAGACTCAAGTGCGGGAAGTGCCCTAAAAGCATTAGCAGAGAG ATCACGTGGAAGCAGCAGAATGGATCGATACGAAAAGTTGAGCCGACTTGGAGAAGGATCGTACGGAGTTGTGTATAAGTGCCGCGATCGTGACACGGGGTCACTGGTCGCCGTGAAACGGTTCGTCGAATCAGAGGACGATCCGGCCATCAGGAAGATAGCTCTGCGAGAAATTCGCTTgttgaaaaatctcaaacaCTCAAATTTAGTGTGTTTGTTGGAGGTCTTTCGACGGAAACGACGACTTCATCTGGTGTTTGAATTTTGCGAACACACCGTGCTGCACGAGTTGGAAAGACACCCGGAa GGATGTCCAGATAATCTTACCAAGCAGATTACTTTCCAAACTATACAAGGTGTGGCTTACTGTCACCACGCCGGATGTCTACACCGGGACATTAAGCCGGAAAACATCCTACTAACTGCCCAAGGACAGGTGAAACTTTGTGACTTTGGGTTCGCCCGAATGCTTA GTCCCGGCGAAAACTATACCGACTACGTGGCCACGCGTTGGTACCGAGCTCCGGAACTGCTCGTCGGAGACACACAGTACGGAACACCGGTGGACGTCTGGGCAATCGGGTGCGTATTTGCCGAACTTGTGCGAGGCGATGCCCTTTGGCCCGGAAGAAGCGATGTGGACCAGCTCTTCCTCATCCGTCGTACACTCGGTGATTTGCTACCTCGGCATCTGGCAATATTTAATCAAAACGAGTTTTTCAAG GGTATCACTTTGCCGGTTCCTCCTACATTGGAGCCTCTAGAAACTAAAATGCCTCCACGAACTCTAGCTAACCCAATGATGATGGATTTCCTAAAg AAATGCCTGGACAAGGATCCTGCAAAACGATGGTCCTGTGAGAGACTATCGACCCATCCGTATTTCGAGGATTACGTGAGCAAGCAGAAGGAAATCGAGCAAACCATAACGCTGGAAAGTCAGAAGCTTAACAGCAgagattcaaaatcaaaaatttcaaatacatCTCTGCCACAGCTTCCGGCCACCCAGGAGTCCCGCATGCCGCAGAAAAATCTTTATCTTCGCTCTGATCATCATCTACCTACCATATAG
- the LOC6034737 gene encoding cyclin-dependent kinase-like 4 isoform X5 yields MEWTSGDSSAGSALKALAERSRGSSRMDRYEKLSRLGEGSYGVVYKCRDRDTGSLVAVKRFVESEDDPAIRKIALREIRLLKNLKHSNLVCLLEVFRRKRRLHLVFEFCEHTVLHELERHPEGCPDNLTKQITFQTIQGVAYCHHAGCLHRDIKPENILLTAQGQVKLCDFGFARMLSPGENYTDYVATRWYRAPELLVGDTQYGTPVDVWAIGCVFAELVRGDALWPGRSDVDQLFLIRRTLGDLLPRHLAIFNQNEFFKGITLPVPPTLEPLETKMPPRTLANPMMMDFLKKCLDKDPAKRWSCERLSTHPYFEDYVSKQKEIEQTITLESQKLNSRDSKSKISNTSLPQLPATQESRMPQKNLYLRSDHHLPTI; encoded by the exons ATGGACCTCTGGAGACTCAAGTGCGGGAAGTGCCCTAAAAGCATTAGCAGAGAG ATCACGTGGAAGCAGCAGAATGGATCGATACGAAAAGTTGAGCCGACTTGGAGAAGGATCGTACGGAGTTGTGTATAAGTGCCGCGATCGTGACACGGGGTCACTGGTCGCCGTGAAACGGTTCGTCGAATCAGAGGACGATCCGGCCATCAGGAAGATAGCTCTGCGAGAAATTCGCTTgttgaaaaatctcaaacaCTCAAATTTAGTGTGTTTGTTGGAGGTCTTTCGACGGAAACGACGACTTCATCTGGTGTTTGAATTTTGCGAACACACCGTGCTGCACGAGTTGGAAAGACACCCGGAa GGATGTCCAGATAATCTTACCAAGCAGATTACTTTCCAAACTATACAAGGTGTGGCTTACTGTCACCACGCCGGATGTCTACACCGGGACATTAAGCCGGAAAACATCCTACTAACTGCCCAAGGACAGGTGAAACTTTGTGACTTTGGGTTCGCCCGAATGCTTA GTCCCGGCGAAAACTATACCGACTACGTGGCCACGCGTTGGTACCGAGCTCCGGAACTGCTCGTCGGAGACACACAGTACGGAACACCGGTGGACGTCTGGGCAATCGGGTGCGTATTTGCCGAACTTGTGCGAGGCGATGCCCTTTGGCCCGGAAGAAGCGATGTGGACCAGCTCTTCCTCATCCGTCGTACACTCGGTGATTTGCTACCTCGGCATCTGGCAATATTTAATCAAAACGAGTTTTTCAAG GGTATCACTTTGCCGGTTCCTCCTACATTGGAGCCTCTAGAAACTAAAATGCCTCCACGAACTCTAGCTAACCCAATGATGATGGATTTCCTAAAg AAATGCCTGGACAAGGATCCTGCAAAACGATGGTCCTGTGAGAGACTATCGACCCATCCGTATTTCGAGGATTACGTGAGCAAGCAGAAGGAAATCGAGCAAACCATAACGCTGGAAAGTCAGAAGCTTAACAGCAgagattcaaaatcaaaaatttcaaatacatCTCTGCCACAGCTTCCGGCCACCCAGGAGTCCCGCATGCCGCAGAAAAATCTTTATCTTCGCTCTGATCATCATCTACCTACCATATAG
- the LOC6034737 gene encoding cyclin-dependent kinase-like 4 isoform X4, protein MGWTSGDSSAGSALKALAERSRGSSRMDRYEKLSRLGEGSYGVVYKCRDRDTGSLVAVKRFVESEDDPAIRKIALREIRLLKNLKHSNLVCLLEVFRRKRRLHLVFEFCEHTVLHELERHPEGCPDNLTKQITFQTIQGVAYCHHAGCLHRDIKPENILLTAQGQVKLCDFGFARMLSPGENYTDYVATRWYRAPELLVGDTQYGTPVDVWAIGCVFAELVRGDALWPGRSDVDQLFLIRRTLGDLLPRHLAIFNQNEFFKGITLPVPPTLEPLETKMPPRTLANPMMMDFLKKCLDKDPAKRWSCERLSTHPYFEDYVSKQKEIEQTITLESQKLNSRDSKSKISNTSLPQLPATQESRMPQKNLYLRSDHHLPTI, encoded by the exons ATGGACCTCTGGAGACTCAAGTGCGGGAAGTGCCCTAAAAGCATTAGCAGAGAG ATCACGTGGAAGCAGCAGAATGGATCGATACGAAAAGTTGAGCCGACTTGGAGAAGGATCGTACGGAGTTGTGTATAAGTGCCGCGATCGTGACACGGGGTCACTGGTCGCCGTGAAACGGTTCGTCGAATCAGAGGACGATCCGGCCATCAGGAAGATAGCTCTGCGAGAAATTCGCTTgttgaaaaatctcaaacaCTCAAATTTAGTGTGTTTGTTGGAGGTCTTTCGACGGAAACGACGACTTCATCTGGTGTTTGAATTTTGCGAACACACCGTGCTGCACGAGTTGGAAAGACACCCGGAa GGATGTCCAGATAATCTTACCAAGCAGATTACTTTCCAAACTATACAAGGTGTGGCTTACTGTCACCACGCCGGATGTCTACACCGGGACATTAAGCCGGAAAACATCCTACTAACTGCCCAAGGACAGGTGAAACTTTGTGACTTTGGGTTCGCCCGAATGCTTA GTCCCGGCGAAAACTATACCGACTACGTGGCCACGCGTTGGTACCGAGCTCCGGAACTGCTCGTCGGAGACACACAGTACGGAACACCGGTGGACGTCTGGGCAATCGGGTGCGTATTTGCCGAACTTGTGCGAGGCGATGCCCTTTGGCCCGGAAGAAGCGATGTGGACCAGCTCTTCCTCATCCGTCGTACACTCGGTGATTTGCTACCTCGGCATCTGGCAATATTTAATCAAAACGAGTTTTTCAAG GGTATCACTTTGCCGGTTCCTCCTACATTGGAGCCTCTAGAAACTAAAATGCCTCCACGAACTCTAGCTAACCCAATGATGATGGATTTCCTAAAg AAATGCCTGGACAAGGATCCTGCAAAACGATGGTCCTGTGAGAGACTATCGACCCATCCGTATTTCGAGGATTACGTGAGCAAGCAGAAGGAAATCGAGCAAACCATAACGCTGGAAAGTCAGAAGCTTAACAGCAgagattcaaaatcaaaaatttcaaatacatCTCTGCCACAGCTTCCGGCCACCCAGGAGTCCCGCATGCCGCAGAAAAATCTTTATCTTCGCTCTGATCATCATCTACCTACCATATAG